A window of Paenibacillus polygoni contains these coding sequences:
- a CDS encoding TrkH family potassium uptake protein, with the protein MTARIFKLNPPQILVLGFAAIIMVGTLLLMLPIANTTGERIAFIDAFFTATSATCVTGLVVLDTGHYFSVFGQVVIAVLIQLGGLGFMTMTTLIAIVFRRKISLRERLILQQALNQNSIEGIVKLVRKVLFYSITIELIGALLLTIRWSFDMPFGKALYFGVFHSISLFNNAGFDLFGDFRSLTLYVNDPVINIVSMAIIILGGLGFVVLSDLVGIRQIRKLSLHSKVVISVTSFLIIFGTVMFLFLEFTNPKTLGQLDAGGKILASFFQSITTRTTGMNTVDIAGLQQVTQFFFIILMFIGASPGSTGGGIKTTTFAILIGAVISMVKGQDDVVMFRYRIPQERIFKALTITMLSLVVVIGVTMILSTMEDSSFLAILFETTSAFGTVGLSMGLTPDLSLIGKLLISLTMFVGRLGPITLGYALSKKNKELYRHPEGKIIIG; encoded by the coding sequence ATGACTGCCCGTATCTTTAAATTAAACCCGCCTCAAATATTAGTGCTCGGCTTTGCAGCCATTATTATGGTTGGTACTTTGCTGCTGATGCTTCCGATTGCTAATACAACAGGGGAAAGGATCGCATTTATAGATGCTTTTTTTACGGCAACATCGGCAACATGTGTAACTGGACTTGTCGTACTGGATACGGGGCATTATTTTTCTGTATTTGGCCAAGTAGTGATTGCTGTACTCATCCAGCTTGGCGGTTTGGGATTTATGACAATGACGACTCTGATCGCGATTGTCTTTCGGCGAAAGATATCCCTGCGTGAACGGCTTATTTTACAGCAAGCTTTAAATCAGAATTCAATTGAAGGCATTGTAAAACTGGTAAGGAAAGTATTATTTTACTCTATTACTATAGAGTTGATTGGAGCACTCCTCTTAACAATACGCTGGTCTTTTGATATGCCGTTTGGCAAAGCCCTCTATTTTGGTGTGTTTCATTCGATCTCTCTGTTTAATAATGCAGGGTTTGATTTGTTTGGTGATTTCCGAAGTTTAACTCTGTACGTAAATGATCCGGTCATCAATATCGTCAGTATGGCTATCATCATTCTTGGCGGTCTTGGATTTGTCGTTTTATCTGATTTAGTTGGAATCCGTCAGATTCGAAAATTATCATTACATTCTAAAGTAGTCATTTCGGTGACTTCGTTTCTCATTATTTTTGGGACAGTCATGTTCTTATTTCTGGAATTCACCAACCCTAAGACACTCGGACAACTGGATGCAGGGGGGAAAATACTCGCGTCTTTCTTTCAGTCCATTACCACTCGGACAACAGGCATGAACACGGTTGATATTGCCGGACTTCAGCAAGTAACTCAGTTTTTCTTTATTATATTGATGTTTATTGGCGCTTCTCCAGGCTCTACAGGCGGAGGGATCAAAACGACAACCTTTGCGATTCTTATCGGAGCGGTAATCTCCATGGTTAAGGGGCAAGATGATGTAGTAATGTTTCGTTATCGAATTCCGCAAGAGCGAATATTTAAAGCATTGACGATTACCATGTTATCTCTCGTGGTCGTCATCGGAGTGACGATGATTCTATCGACAATGGAAGACAGTTCATTCTTGGCTATTTTATTTGAAACCACTTCAGCCTTTGGTACGGTCGGTCTCTCCATGGGACTAACACCCGATCTTTCCTTGATTGGGAAATTGCTGATTAGTTTAACAATGTTTGTCGGTCGTCTTGGTCCCATTACACTAGGCTACGCGCTTAGCAAGAAGAACAAAGAACTATACAGACACCCTGAAGGCAAGATCATAATAGGGTAA